The genome window ATGGAGTCGGCCAGCGGGGGCGCGCCCGAGTTCTACACGGGCACCACCGGAGCGATCGACACCACTCACGTGAAGTACTTCACCTACCCGAAGAACACCGACATCCCGGGCAAGATCGCGGGCAACAAGATCAGCTGGACGGTGCCGCTGTCCGACGTGGGCGCGCCGGCGAGCGGAGATGGCCTGTTCAGCGTGACCGGCTTCACGGCCACGCAGCTCACGCCGTCGTCGGCCACGGCCACCACGCTGCCGAACGGCACGACGCTCGGCGACGAGAACGTGCCGAACACGCTCGACCTCACGCCGCCGTTCGGGTTCAAGGTGCGCTAGCGCGTCTTACGCAGGAGCGCTGACACGCGCTGCCGCGTGACCCCGAAGTGCGTCGCGATCTGCTCCATCGTCATGCCCTCCGCGTAGAGCGCCTCTGCCTCGGCTCGGCGCACGTTGGCTCCGCAGGAGTCGAGGGCCGTCGAGCTTTCGGTGAGCAGCTGCACGATGAGGGGTCCGTCCTCGCCCGAGACCGTGTCCGAGTACGGCGTACCCCGGGCCCGCGCCTTCCGGATGCGAGCCATGCGCTTCCTGATCAGCGCGCTGCGCCGGTCGTTATCGGCCATGACTTCCTCCAGCGCGGCGAGCGCTTCGAGGAACGCGTCTTCAGCCATCGAGGGCCCTTTCCCGGATCGTCCTAGGTTTAGGCAATAGCTATTGCGGCAATAGCCGTTGCAGCAACTGCTATTGCTGCAATGCCCATTACGGCAATAGCTATTGCGCCATCTTACAAGGCGCACACGCACGCCGGCGCCGCGGCGCCGGCCGACTGAATCTCCCACCGACCAAGGACGGAATCCCCAATGGCCCTCGCAACCATCCCCGCAGCCCCCCGACACCTGACCCCGCAACTGCCCTCCGATCGGAAGCGGCGTGAGCAGCTGCTCTTCCACCGCCACCAATGCGACGGGGACCTGCGTGCCCGCCGCGAGCTGATCGAGCGCTACCTCCCGCTCGCCCGCAGCCTCGCGCGCCGCTACGAGGGGCGCGGCGAGTCGCTCGACGATCTCATGCAGGTGGCGAGCCTTGGGCTCGTGAAGGCGATCGACCGCTTCGACGCGGATCGCGGAATCAGCTTCTCGAGCTACGCGGTGCCCACGATGCTGGGCGAGCTCAGGCGCTACTTCCGCGACTACGGCTGGACCCTGCACGTACCGCGCGACACACAGGAGCGCGTGCTCAAGGTGAACGCGGCCGTGGAGCGGCTGTCGGGCAGGCTGGGCCGCTCACCCAGTCCCGAGCAGGTGGCCGAAGAGCTGGATCTGCCCGTGGAAGAGGTGATCGAGGCGATCGAGGCCAACGTGGCGTACCACACCGCCTCGCTCGACACGCCGCTGCACTCCGGCGACGGCGAGACCAAGAGCATTGCCGAGACGTTCGGCGAGACCGACAAGCGCTTCGACCTGATCGAGGACCGTACGTCGGTGGGCAAGGCGCTGCGGGCTCTTCCGGAGCGTGACCGCCTGATCCTTCATCTGCGTTTCATCGAGGACCTGACGCAGACGGAGATCGCGGAGCGCCTGGGCATCTCACAGATGCACGTGTCCCGCCTAATCCGGCGCGCGCTCGAGCAGGCGCGCATGCTGGCCGAGTAGGCGCTATAGCCGGCCCGCCGCTTCCCTACAGGCGGCCCAGCCACTCGAGCGGGAACGGTGGCTGGGCCAGCGGCCGGACCGCCAGGCGCATGAGCATCAGCGGGTTGTCATCGCCCGCCACGCGGTTCACGTGCAGGGTCGCGCAGCCGCTGCAGCGGTGGATGAGCGCCCATTCGCCGCCGGGCCGCACGCAGATGGCGATCGGCTCCATGGACCCGCCGCAATCCGCGGCGCGGTCGCCCGGCGTCGAGTCGAGATGCCTGCTCCACAGGCAGCTCGGGCAGTGATTTCGATGTTCGGTGCCGGGCGCGCCCATCGGGACGTCGAGCCGGCAGTTGCGGCAGCGGAAGCTGGTCTGGCTCCGCCGCGCGCGGGTGCGCTGATCGCGCGACAAGGGCTACCTCCGAGAGAAGTGATGTGAGAGGAAGACGGGTCGCGCGGAAGTGGCGGGCTAGACCCGCGTGCGCGACGTGACGTTTTCCATGGCGGCAGTCGTCATTCACACCACCTGCCCTTCGCGATACCGGTGAAGGGACTGGGGCAAGGTAACGGCTCGCGCGGCCTGCGGTCAAGGGATAAGCCCCGCTAATGCGGCCGGTCAGCAGGATTCGTGGCTCGGAGAATCCCGATGGCCCATCATCAGCGCGTGCGAATTCGCGTCCACCGGATCCCCTTCTCCACGAACGTCGAGCGCATCGCGATCGCGTGCGCATACAAACGAATCGACGTCGAGTGGATCGACCACGATCCCGGCGACCGCTCGGCGCTCGAGGCCTTGTCGGGACAGTCACTCGTGCCGGTGGCCGAGATCGACGGGCGCGTGGTGAGCGATTCGCCGTTGATCCTCCGCGACCTCGAGCGCCTGGTACCCCAACCGCCTCTATGGCCGACCGAGCCGGCACGGCGAGCGGAGCTCGACACGTTCGTGGATTGGTTCAACGGCGTATGGAAGGTCGCCCCGAACCGGCTCGCGGATGAGCCCGGCGCCGCACCCGCCCGGCGCGCCGCGTGGGCGGCGGAGCTGCGCGACTCGCGCGATCGGTTCGAGGCGCTGCTCGAGGGGCGCAGCTTCCTCTTCGGCGACTCGCTCAGTGCCGCTGACGTGGTGGCGTTCCCGTTCCTGAAGTACGGGATGCTCATCGAGCCCGATGACGACGATCTGTTTCACCTGGTGCTCGCCGAGCACCTGGGGCTCGGAGATGCCTATCCGCGGCTGCGGGAATGGATCGGCCGCTGCGAGGGCCTGCCACGAGCGTGACAGGCGCACAGGCGACTACTTCTTCAGCGTGAACTTCTTCATCGACACCACGGCCGCGGAGCCGGGTGCCGTGAACGCCGACCTTCCGGTGAGCTTCATCCGCTTGGCGTGCTTGAGCATGCGCCGGCCCGTGCCGGTGAGCTTGATCTTGAGCTTCGCCGGGCCGGGAGCGTTGAATCTCACGTGCCCGGTGGCGACGAGCACGGGCTTCGCCTTCGAGAGGTGAGCGCCGCGCGGCACCACGTACCAGGACGTGACGAGCACACCCGCCTCGGGAGAAGTGACGGTGAGCGTGAGGCCACCGGCCTTGAGCAGCTTCGCGATCGAAGCACGCTTGCCGTGCGGACTGGCAACGGCCGCGAACATCGAGTCGAGCCGTGGCTTGTCGTTGCCGGCCGGGGGCGTGGGCGCCGGCACCGGCGGTGTCGGCCCGGGGTTCGATGGCGGTGTGCCGCCACCGGATGGCGTGTTGCCACCGCCCCCGCCTCCGCCTCCGCTCGGGGGCGCGGCGATCACACCCGTTGGCGCGGAGATGGCCGGCGCGCTCGTGCCGCCCGAGTTCGTCGCCGTCTCCTTGACGGCGATCGTCATGCCCACATCGCCTGAGCCGAGCGTGTAGGTCTGATC of Thermoleophilaceae bacterium contains these proteins:
- a CDS encoding helix-turn-helix domain-containing protein gives rise to the protein MAEDAFLEALAALEEVMADNDRRSALIRKRMARIRKARARGTPYSDTVSGEDGPLIVQLLTESSTALDSCGANVRRAEAEALYAEGMTMEQIATHFGVTRQRVSALLRKTR
- a CDS encoding SigB/SigF/SigG family RNA polymerase sigma factor; translated protein: MALATIPAAPRHLTPQLPSDRKRREQLLFHRHQCDGDLRARRELIERYLPLARSLARRYEGRGESLDDLMQVASLGLVKAIDRFDADRGISFSSYAVPTMLGELRRYFRDYGWTLHVPRDTQERVLKVNAAVERLSGRLGRSPSPEQVAEELDLPVEEVIEAIEANVAYHTASLDTPLHSGDGETKSIAETFGETDKRFDLIEDRTSVGKALRALPERDRLILHLRFIEDLTQTEIAERLGISQMHVSRLIRRALEQARMLAE
- a CDS encoding RNHCP domain-containing protein — its product is MSRDQRTRARRSQTSFRCRNCRLDVPMGAPGTEHRNHCPSCLWSRHLDSTPGDRAADCGGSMEPIAICVRPGGEWALIHRCSGCATLHVNRVAGDDNPLMLMRLAVRPLAQPPFPLEWLGRL
- a CDS encoding glutathione S-transferase family protein, which codes for MAHHQRVRIRVHRIPFSTNVERIAIACAYKRIDVEWIDHDPGDRSALEALSGQSLVPVAEIDGRVVSDSPLILRDLERLVPQPPLWPTEPARRAELDTFVDWFNGVWKVAPNRLADEPGAAPARRAAWAAELRDSRDRFEALLEGRSFLFGDSLSAADVVAFPFLKYGMLIEPDDDDLFHLVLAEHLGLGDAYPRLREWIGRCEGLPRA